One region of Ahniella affigens genomic DNA includes:
- a CDS encoding PepSY domain-containing protein — MLIRLPLSMLLLLPMSAAWAQAEPGNDQAKMGPMRTTPPPPPAMRLPRNDAPMLPSERNERFGTRLRPGQTETEFRDRQPIFERRDPREQSYGSAGERRSGATIGADRADSDLNRAIEQVRAEHGGKILSADRMQHRGQEVFRVKVLTPEGRVKTVQLSEPSESTPKNEERR; from the coding sequence ATGTTGATCCGCCTGCCGCTATCGATGCTCCTCTTGCTGCCCATGTCGGCGGCCTGGGCGCAGGCTGAGCCGGGCAATGATCAGGCCAAGATGGGGCCGATGCGTACGACGCCACCGCCGCCGCCAGCAATGCGCTTGCCACGGAACGACGCCCCGATGTTGCCCAGCGAGCGCAACGAGCGGTTTGGCACCCGGCTCCGTCCCGGTCAAACCGAGACCGAGTTCCGCGATCGCCAGCCCATTTTTGAACGTCGCGATCCGCGCGAACAAAGCTATGGCAGCGCGGGTGAACGCCGAAGCGGCGCGACCATTGGCGCCGATCGTGCCGATTCAGATCTGAACCGTGCCATCGAGCAGGTGCGCGCCGAACATGGCGGCAAGATCTTGTCGGCCGACCGGATGCAGCACCGTGGCCAGGAAGTGTTTCGCGTCAAAGTGTTGACGCCCGAAGGCCGCGTCAAAACCGTGCAATTGTCCGAACCCAGTGAATCCACCCCAAAAAACGAGGAGCGACGCTGA
- a CDS encoding trans-sulfuration enzyme family protein, producing the protein MRYAPSTQCVHAGREDFADLGVHAPPVDLSTTYPVHDLDAGTASFDALVGGAAHAGNPIYARLHNPTVARVEQAIARLEQAEACVAFSSGMAGLSALLLAVRQHGGHMLAVRPMYGTADHLLSSGLLGIECEFVTVDQIASRIRPDTALVLVETPANPTLALIDIEAVVAAAGSVPVAVDSTFATPILQQPLALGARYVLHSATKFLGGHGDVIAGVIACAEADAKALRQIRAATGALLHPWAAYLLHRGLPTLALRVERAEANAETLVQRLLQHPAVAAVHYPGLNDPRDAALCKRQMRGRGCLIALELLGGQAGAAAVMRAVQLITPAVSLGSVDTLIQHPAGLTHRVLDAETRERTGITPGMLRLSVGIEAVDDLWADLAQALNAAIATELPLKAAA; encoded by the coding sequence ATGCGCTATGCCCCGAGCACGCAATGCGTACACGCCGGCCGCGAGGATTTTGCTGATCTGGGCGTGCATGCCCCACCCGTTGACCTATCCACCACCTACCCCGTCCACGATCTGGACGCCGGCACCGCGAGCTTTGACGCGCTGGTCGGGGGTGCCGCCCACGCCGGCAACCCGATCTATGCCCGCCTGCACAACCCGACGGTCGCGCGAGTCGAACAGGCCATCGCGCGTTTGGAGCAGGCCGAAGCTTGCGTGGCGTTCAGTTCGGGCATGGCGGGTCTCAGTGCGCTGTTGTTGGCGGTCCGCCAGCACGGCGGACATATGCTCGCCGTGCGGCCCATGTATGGGACGGCGGATCACCTCCTGAGCTCGGGGCTGCTCGGGATCGAATGCGAATTCGTGACGGTGGATCAGATCGCCAGCCGGATCCGTCCAGATACCGCACTCGTTTTGGTTGAGACGCCGGCCAACCCGACGCTCGCACTCATCGACATCGAAGCCGTCGTCGCTGCCGCCGGTTCGGTTCCGGTGGCGGTGGATTCGACCTTTGCCACGCCGATCCTGCAGCAACCGCTGGCCCTCGGGGCCCGCTATGTGCTGCACAGTGCCACCAAATTCCTCGGCGGCCACGGTGACGTCATTGCGGGCGTGATCGCCTGCGCCGAAGCGGATGCCAAGGCCTTGCGTCAGATTCGGGCGGCAACGGGCGCGCTGCTCCACCCTTGGGCGGCCTACTTGCTGCATCGCGGCCTGCCGACGCTGGCCCTGCGGGTGGAGCGTGCAGAGGCGAATGCGGAAACACTCGTCCAACGCCTGCTGCAGCATCCAGCCGTAGCCGCTGTGCACTACCCTGGCTTGAACGATCCCCGCGACGCCGCTTTGTGCAAGCGCCAGATGCGCGGACGTGGTTGTCTGATCGCACTCGAACTGCTTGGCGGCCAAGCTGGTGCGGCAGCGGTCATGCGGGCCGTGCAACTGATCACGCCTGCCGTGAGTCTTGGTTCAGTCGATACCTTGATCCAACACCCCGCTGGACTCACCCATCGCGTGCTCGATGCCGAGACACGGGAACGCACTGGCATCACGCCGGGCATGCTGCGACTGTCCGTTGGCATTGAGGCAGTAGACGATCTGTGGGCCGATTTGGCGCAGGCGCTGAATGCCGCGATTGCGACCGAACTGCCGCTCAAGGCAGCGGCTTGA
- a CDS encoding Lrp/AsnC family transcriptional regulator: MLALDRIDYELLRLLRKNARMPNKDLAERVGVAASTCLERVRRMREAGVIKGFHAELEPDAIGCNLQAMISIRLVVHAKTQVTAFHDHLLQLPEVLGFFHVAGANDFLVHVGVADSAALRRLVLESFTTRPEVAHVETNLIFEFRRNTDLPTTPPHAIRLADER, encoded by the coding sequence ATGCTGGCGCTCGACCGAATCGACTACGAACTCCTCCGCCTGCTACGGAAGAATGCTCGGATGCCGAACAAAGATCTGGCCGAGCGCGTCGGTGTTGCCGCGTCAACGTGCTTGGAACGCGTCCGCCGCATGCGCGAAGCCGGGGTCATCAAGGGCTTTCATGCCGAGTTGGAGCCCGATGCGATTGGCTGCAATCTGCAGGCCATGATCAGCATTCGTCTGGTGGTCCATGCCAAGACCCAGGTCACCGCGTTCCATGACCACTTGTTGCAGCTGCCTGAAGTCCTGGGCTTTTTTCACGTGGCCGGCGCTAACGACTTTCTCGTTCATGTCGGCGTGGCGGATAGTGCGGCGCTTCGGCGCCTGGTCTTGGAGTCCTTTACCACCCGGCCGGAAGTGGCGCACGTCGAGACGAATCTGATCTTCGAATTCCGGCGCAACACCGATTTGCCAACCACGCCGCCGCACGCGATCAGATTGGCTGATGAGCGTTGA
- a CDS encoding response regulator transcription factor, giving the protein MRVLLVEDEAPLRETLAARLKREGYAVDTAGDGEEGLYLGKEMPFDVAVIDLGLPKMTGMDLIKKLRAADRKYPILILTARGSWQDKVEGLKTGADDYLVKPFHVEELMARLNALMRRSMGWSKPQLECGPIVLDTTAQSISVAGTAVELTTYEYKVLEYLMLHAGELVSKADLTEHIYQQDFDRDSNVLEVFVGRLRRKLDPDNTLKPIETVRGRGYRFAIPRNT; this is encoded by the coding sequence ATGCGCGTACTGCTGGTTGAAGATGAAGCCCCCCTGCGGGAAACCCTGGCAGCACGTCTCAAGCGCGAAGGTTATGCGGTAGACACGGCCGGCGACGGCGAAGAGGGCTTGTACCTGGGTAAGGAAATGCCGTTTGACGTGGCGGTGATTGATCTCGGCCTGCCGAAAATGACCGGCATGGACCTGATCAAGAAGCTGCGTGCCGCCGATCGCAAGTATCCGATCCTGATTCTGACCGCGCGTGGCAGCTGGCAAGACAAGGTCGAAGGCCTGAAGACCGGTGCGGACGACTATTTGGTCAAGCCGTTTCATGTGGAAGAGCTGATGGCCCGCCTGAACGCGCTGATGCGTCGCTCGATGGGCTGGAGCAAGCCGCAGTTGGAGTGCGGGCCGATCGTGCTCGACACGACCGCGCAATCGATCAGTGTGGCCGGTACGGCGGTGGAGCTGACCACCTACGAATACAAAGTGCTGGAGTACCTGATGCTGCATGCGGGCGAACTCGTGTCCAAGGCCGATTTGACCGAGCACATCTACCAGCAGGATTTCGATCGCGATTCGAATGTGCTCGAAGTGTTTGTGGGGCGCCTGCGCCGCAAACTCGATCCGGACAACACGCTGAAGCCGATCGAAACCGTTCGCGGTCGCGGCTATCGCTTCGCGATTCCGCGCAACACCTGA